Proteins from a single region of Tachysurus vachellii isolate PV-2020 chromosome 15, HZAU_Pvac_v1, whole genome shotgun sequence:
- the zmp:0000000529 gene encoding WD repeat-containing protein 20 isoform X1 translates to MAGDGGALKDINEIKSQFRTREGFYKLLTLSDSQQRSGLARGPGAGGAAAGAASIPGGGGGVVPGPGGSSPASAGFLPPVRVSMVKLQPEDPSEESERVCFNVGRELYFYTYTNIKKAVDLSKPIDKRIYKGTQPTCHDFNQYSATADSVALIVGFSAGQVQYLDPIKKETSKLFNEERLIDKTKVTCLKWLPKSENLFLASHASGHLYLYNVEHPCGTTAPQYSLLRQGEGFAVYACKTKTPRNPLLKWAVGEGGLNEFAFSPDGVHIACVGQDGCLRVFHFDSMELHGVMKSYFGGLLCVSWSPDGKYLATGGEDDLVTVWSFAESRVVARGHGHKSWVNVVAFDPFTTSLEEEEPIELSGSEEDLHQGQGSLNFGRVRTSSTLSRLSRHSSKGGGPSVSYRFGSVGQDTQFCLWDLTDDVLYPRLPLSRALTNTFSSNAPPSISASLNSTSGSGGVEGHHHPSNTHQTASLPLPLPRSLSRSNSLPHPAVANVSKSQGGTESGGTVGSAGGSSAPFSIGRFATLSLQERKSDKSATGGEKEHKRYHSLGNISKSNDKIIVAPRSNRLDASKVLGTTLCPRMNEVPLLEPLVCKKIAHERLTVLVFMDDCIITACQEGLICTWARPGKLVRPQMIAFFSTIIDTKWKLTQWNGGIAGSKAFSQSTALTVPASCFQRLYFWSLRPGVGTVLPLLLLCLIFISIQT, encoded by the exons ATGGCCGGCGATGGAGGCGCTCTGAAGGATATAAACGAGATCAAGTCGCAGTTTCGCACCAGGGAAGGTTTCTATAAGCTGCTCACGCTCTCGGACTCGCAGCAGCGCTCCGGATTAGCGCGCGGTCCCGGTGCCGGAGGCGCCGCAGCCGGTGCCGCTTCGATACCGGGGGGCGGCGGCGGTGTGGTACCGGGACCCGGCGGCTCCTCTCCGGCTTCGGCGGGCTTCCTGCCCCCGGTGCGGGTCTCCATGGTGAAGCTTCAGCCGGAAGACCCGAGCGAGGAGTCCGAACGTGTGTGTTTCAATGTCGGGAGGGAGCTCTACTTCTACACGTACACCAATATTAAAAAG GCAGTGGATCTAAGTAAGCCTATAGATAAGCGTATATATAAAGGGACTCAGCCCACGTGTCATGACTTTAATCAGTATTCAGCAACTGCGGACAGCGTGGCTCTCATCGTGGGGTTCTCGGCAGGCCAGGTGCAGTACCTGGACCCCATCAAAAAAGAGACCAGCAAGCTCTTCAATGAAGAG AGATTaatagacaaaacaaaagtgacCTGTCTCAAATGGCTCCCTAAATCTGAGAACTTATTCCTGGCCTCCCATGCTAGTGGTCACCTCTACCTCTATAATGTGGAGCACCCATGTGGCACTACAGCGCCACAGTATTCTCTGCTTCGTCAGGGTGAGGGTTTTGCTGTTTATGCTTGCAAAACCAAAACGCCTCGTAATCCACTTCTGAAATGGGCAGTGGGGGAAGGTGGGCTGAATGAATTTGCTTTTTCACCCGACGGTGTGCACATAGCTTGTGTCGGCCAAGATGGTTGCCTACGTGTCTTTCATTTTGATTCAATGGAGCTGCATGGTGTCATGAAGAGCTACTTTGGTGGATTGCTCTGCGTTTCTTGGAGTCCAGACGGGAAATATTTGGCTACTGGTGGAGAAGATGACTTGGTCACTGTATGGTCGTTTGCAGAGAGTCGTGTGGTGGCACGAGGTCATGGCCACAAGTCCTGGGTCAACGTTGTGGCATTTGACCCTTTTACCACCAGCTTAGAAGAAGAGGAACCAATAGAGCTTAGCGGTAGTGAAGAGGATCTCCACCAGGGTCAGGGGTCATTAAATTTTGGTCGTGTGCGAACCAGCAGCACTTTGTCCCGTCTCTCTCGACACAGCTCTAAAGGTGGTGGGCCATCTGTCTCATACCGATTCGGATCGGTGGGACAAGATACCCAGTTTTGCCTCTGGGATCTCACAGATGATGTCCTGTATCCTCGACTTCCCCTGTCCCGTGCCCTCACTAACACTTTCAGCTCCAACGCACCACCTTCCATTAGTGCAAGTTTGAACAGCACAAGTGGAAGTGGAGGGGTTGAAGGTCACCACCACCCTTCTAACACCCACCAGACAGCATCATTACCCCTTCCTCTACCTCGCTCACTCTCAAGGTCCAATTCCCTTCCACACCCTGCTGTTGCAAATGTTTCAAAAAGCCAAGGGGGGACGGAAAGTGGAGGGACGGTAGGAAGTGCAGGGGGAAGCAGTGCTCCCTTTAGCATTGGACGTTTTGCAACATTGTCGCTCCAAGAGCGCAAATCAGACAAGTCCGCTACTGGAGGAGAAAAGGAGCACAAGCGCTACCACAGTCTTGGGAACATCAGCAAGAGCAATGACAAGATCATCGTAGCGCCACGTAGCAACCGACTAGATGCCTCTAAGGTGCTAGGAACAACGTTGTGTCCACGGATGAACGAAGTCCCGTTGCTAGAACCTCTTGTTTGTAAGAAGATTGCTCATGAGAGGCTCACAGTTCTTGTCTTCATGGACGATTGTATAATCACTGCATGCCAAGAGGGCCTCATCTGTACCTGGGCAAGGCCGGGCAAATTGGTGAGACCTCAAATGATTG CATTCTTCTCAACCATTATCGACACAAAATGGAAACTCACCCAGTGGAACGGTGGTATAGCTGGCAGCAAAGCTTTTTCACAGTCAACTGCACTGACAGTTCCTGCTTCCTGTTTTCAGAGGCTTTACTTCTGGTCCTTGAGGCCTGGAGTTGGCACAGTGTTACCACTGTTGTTACTCTGTCTTATTTTCATATCcatacaaacataa
- the zmp:0000000529 gene encoding WD repeat-containing protein 20 isoform X2, whose protein sequence is MAGDGGALKDINEIKSQFRTREGFYKLLTLSDSQQRSGLARGPGAGGAAAGAASIPGGGGGVVPGPGGSSPASAGFLPPVRVSMVKLQPEDPSEESERVCFNVGRELYFYTYTNIKKAVDLSKPIDKRIYKGTQPTCHDFNQYSATADSVALIVGFSAGQVQYLDPIKKETSKLFNEERLIDKTKVTCLKWLPKSENLFLASHASGHLYLYNVEHPCGTTAPQYSLLRQGEGFAVYACKTKTPRNPLLKWAVGEGGLNEFAFSPDGVHIACVGQDGCLRVFHFDSMELHGVMKSYFGGLLCVSWSPDGKYLATGGEDDLVTVWSFAESRVVARGHGHKSWVNVVAFDPFTTSLEEEEPIELSGSEEDLHQGQGSLNFGRVRTSSTLSRLSRHSSKGGGPSVSYRFGSVGQDTQFCLWDLTDDVLYPRLPLSRALTNTFSSNAPPSISASLNSTSGSGGVEGHHHPSNTHQTASLPLPLPRSLSRSNSLPHPAVANVSKSQGGTESGGTVGSAGGSSAPFSIGRFATLSLQERKSDKSATGGEKEHKRYHSLGNISKSNDKIIVAPRSNRLDASKVLGTTLCPRMNEVPLLEPLVCKKIAHERLTVLVFMDDCIITACQEGLICTWARPGKLHSSQPLSTQNGNSPSGTVV, encoded by the exons ATGGCCGGCGATGGAGGCGCTCTGAAGGATATAAACGAGATCAAGTCGCAGTTTCGCACCAGGGAAGGTTTCTATAAGCTGCTCACGCTCTCGGACTCGCAGCAGCGCTCCGGATTAGCGCGCGGTCCCGGTGCCGGAGGCGCCGCAGCCGGTGCCGCTTCGATACCGGGGGGCGGCGGCGGTGTGGTACCGGGACCCGGCGGCTCCTCTCCGGCTTCGGCGGGCTTCCTGCCCCCGGTGCGGGTCTCCATGGTGAAGCTTCAGCCGGAAGACCCGAGCGAGGAGTCCGAACGTGTGTGTTTCAATGTCGGGAGGGAGCTCTACTTCTACACGTACACCAATATTAAAAAG GCAGTGGATCTAAGTAAGCCTATAGATAAGCGTATATATAAAGGGACTCAGCCCACGTGTCATGACTTTAATCAGTATTCAGCAACTGCGGACAGCGTGGCTCTCATCGTGGGGTTCTCGGCAGGCCAGGTGCAGTACCTGGACCCCATCAAAAAAGAGACCAGCAAGCTCTTCAATGAAGAG AGATTaatagacaaaacaaaagtgacCTGTCTCAAATGGCTCCCTAAATCTGAGAACTTATTCCTGGCCTCCCATGCTAGTGGTCACCTCTACCTCTATAATGTGGAGCACCCATGTGGCACTACAGCGCCACAGTATTCTCTGCTTCGTCAGGGTGAGGGTTTTGCTGTTTATGCTTGCAAAACCAAAACGCCTCGTAATCCACTTCTGAAATGGGCAGTGGGGGAAGGTGGGCTGAATGAATTTGCTTTTTCACCCGACGGTGTGCACATAGCTTGTGTCGGCCAAGATGGTTGCCTACGTGTCTTTCATTTTGATTCAATGGAGCTGCATGGTGTCATGAAGAGCTACTTTGGTGGATTGCTCTGCGTTTCTTGGAGTCCAGACGGGAAATATTTGGCTACTGGTGGAGAAGATGACTTGGTCACTGTATGGTCGTTTGCAGAGAGTCGTGTGGTGGCACGAGGTCATGGCCACAAGTCCTGGGTCAACGTTGTGGCATTTGACCCTTTTACCACCAGCTTAGAAGAAGAGGAACCAATAGAGCTTAGCGGTAGTGAAGAGGATCTCCACCAGGGTCAGGGGTCATTAAATTTTGGTCGTGTGCGAACCAGCAGCACTTTGTCCCGTCTCTCTCGACACAGCTCTAAAGGTGGTGGGCCATCTGTCTCATACCGATTCGGATCGGTGGGACAAGATACCCAGTTTTGCCTCTGGGATCTCACAGATGATGTCCTGTATCCTCGACTTCCCCTGTCCCGTGCCCTCACTAACACTTTCAGCTCCAACGCACCACCTTCCATTAGTGCAAGTTTGAACAGCACAAGTGGAAGTGGAGGGGTTGAAGGTCACCACCACCCTTCTAACACCCACCAGACAGCATCATTACCCCTTCCTCTACCTCGCTCACTCTCAAGGTCCAATTCCCTTCCACACCCTGCTGTTGCAAATGTTTCAAAAAGCCAAGGGGGGACGGAAAGTGGAGGGACGGTAGGAAGTGCAGGGGGAAGCAGTGCTCCCTTTAGCATTGGACGTTTTGCAACATTGTCGCTCCAAGAGCGCAAATCAGACAAGTCCGCTACTGGAGGAGAAAAGGAGCACAAGCGCTACCACAGTCTTGGGAACATCAGCAAGAGCAATGACAAGATCATCGTAGCGCCACGTAGCAACCGACTAGATGCCTCTAAGGTGCTAGGAACAACGTTGTGTCCACGGATGAACGAAGTCCCGTTGCTAGAACCTCTTGTTTGTAAGAAGATTGCTCATGAGAGGCTCACAGTTCTTGTCTTCATGGACGATTGTATAATCACTGCATGCCAAGAGGGCCTCATCTGTACCTGGGCAAGGCCGGGCAAATTG CATTCTTCTCAACCATTATCGACACAAAATGGAAACTCACCCAGTGGAACGGTGGTATAG